A single Cottoperca gobio chromosome 3, fCotGob3.1, whole genome shotgun sequence DNA region contains:
- the mybpc3 gene encoding myosin-binding protein C, cardiac-type isoform X1: MPEPVKKAVSAFAKKPKTQEAEEGSSVLFEAETVKPDAKVKWQCNSKDIASDDKYVITADGNKHSLAIKAITKEDANVYAVIAGGSKVKFDLKVVSKPEAPVKAPVDAPGESGVEPEGAPAPPAPPAPPAAAPIEEQPAAPAHDAPPVEDGQPPDTRQDLTGLFTEKPTSGEVTVGENLTFVAKVNAESLLKKPTIKWFKGKWMDLASKSGKHLQLKETYDRSSKVYTFEMQIIEAQPNFAGAYRCEVASRDKFDSCNFDLAVHEACAAEGLDIRAAFRRTSADGNDDSGELDFSTLLRKRDSFLKTSNRAVQVNAEPDLDVWNVLSRAPSSEYEKLAFQHGITDLRGMLKRLKKMKKEEKKSAAFLKKLDPAYQVAKGQKIKLAIEVANPDVVVKWLKNGQEIQPNGSKYIFESVGNMRYLTINHCSLADDAAYCCVVGEEKCTTELFVKEPPILIVKNLEDQMVMKGERVELECEVSEEGANVKWEKDGVELTRDESFKYRFKKDGCKHVLIINEATKEDCGHYKVKTNGGESMAELMVQEKDLEVYQSIADLTVKAQDQAVFKCEVSDETVRGTWYKNGVEVKPDARVIISHIGRNHKLTIDEVKPEDEGDYTFVPDGYAFNLSAKLNFLEVKIDFVPRQDPPKIHLDCMGRTPDSTIVVVAGNKLRLDVPITGDPAPTVIWTKGEKDSSVKPDGEEKEGPTSSWTLKDGEVITEGDGRIHVETTKGHCIFTIEGTERMDEGIYSVVVRNPAGEDTVDINVKVVDVPDPPQAPRILSVGEDSCVVQWDPPQFDGGQPITGYVLERKKKKSFRWMRLNFDPYQETTYEAKRMIEGMEYEMRVYAVNGIGMSRHSSASQPFVPVAPTSEPIGLCVDDISDTSISLKWRPPERIGSAELEGYEVEYCKEGTDEWIPAIQGLTDRTSLIIKNLTTGDKLQFRVRAYNMAGPSAPNTLAQPVTIREIMQRPKIWLPRNLRQTLVKKVGDTVNIVIKFQGKPRPKVTWSKDGEPLTSTLASVRNSDMDTILFIRKTERKHSGKYELQLQIENMEDTASITLQIVDLPGPPLALKITDIWGFNVALEWKPPKDDGNCEITGYTIQKADKKTMDWFTVYEQYRRTNCVASDLIMGNEYVFRIFANNLVGPSPDPCNTTDSAYIHKTGIEYKPPTYKDHDFSQAPKFTHPLINRSIIAGYSTTLSCSLSGSPKPKVTWFKNKMDISNEAKYRMLCRQGVLTLEIRKPCTFDGGVYMCKAVNASGEDIVECKLEVRPQIVKEEKK, translated from the exons ATGCCAGAGCCAGTCAAAAAAGCAG TTTCAGCATTTGCCAAGAAACCAAAGACTCAGGAAGCAGAGGAGGGGTCCTCTGTGCTCTTTGAAGCAGAGACCGTGAAGCCTGACGCTAAAGTAAAATGGCAGTGCAACTCAAAGGACATTGCGAGTGACGACAAATATGTGATCACAGCCGACGGAAACAAGCACTCCCTCGCAATAAAAGCTATTACCAAGGAAGATGCCAATGTGTATGCAGTGATTGCtggggggtcaaaggtcaagttTGACCTGAAGGTCGTATCAAAGCCAG AAGCTCCAGTTAAGGCCCCGGTTGATGCACCAGGGGAGTCCGGTGTAGAACCGGAAGGGGCCCCTGCTCCGCCTGCTCCGCCCGCTCCGCCTGCAGCAGCCCCCATAGAGGAGCAGCCCGCTGCCCCAGCACATGATGCTCCTCCAGTTGAGG ACGGACAGCCTCCAGACACCAGACAGGACCTGACTGGACTCTTCACAGAGAAACCCACAAGTGGGGAGGTCACTGTGG GTGAAAACCTTACGTTTGTGGCTAAAGTGAATGCTGAGTCATTGCTGAAGAAACCCACCATCAAATGGTTCAAAGGGAAATGGATGGACCTCGCCAGCAAGTCTGGAAAACACCTGCAGCTAAAGGAGACGTATGACCGCAGCAGTAAG GTCTACACGTTTGAGATGCAAATCATCGAAGCGCAGCCAAACTTTGCTGGAGCTTACAGATGTGAGGTTGCATCCAGGGACAAGTTTGACAGCTGTAATTTTGACTTGGCTGTACACG AGGCTTGTGCTGCTGAAGGTTTGGACATAAGAGCAGCTTTTAGGCGAAC TAGTGCAGATGGAAATGATGACTCCGGAGAGCTGGACTTCAGTACCTTATTAAGAAAGAG AGA CAGTTTCTTAAAAACCTCAAATCG AGCGGTGCAGGTGAACGCAGAGCCGGACCTGGACGTCTGGAATGTTCTCAGCCGTGCTCCTTCTTCAGAATATGAGAAGCTTGCTTTTCAGCATGGCATCACTGACCTGAGAGGCATGCTCAAGAGactgaagaagatgaagaaagaagagaagaaaagtgcAG CTTTCCTCAAAAAGTTGGATCCTGCTTATCAAGTGGCAAAGGGACAAAAAATAAAGCTGGCCATTGAGGTTGCCAATCCAGATGTTGTCGTGAAATGGCTGAAGAACGGACAAGAAATTCAACCGAATGGAAG CAA GTACATCTTTGAGAGTGTCGGCAACATGCGATACCTCACCATCAACCACTGCTCCTTGGCAGATGATGCAGCGTACTGCTGCGTGGTGGGTGAGGAGAAATGCACCACCGAGCTCTTTGTTAAAG AGCCTCCCATCTTGATTGTGAAGAATCTGGAGGATCAGATGGTGATGAAGGGTGAGCGGGTGGAGTTAGAGTGTGAAGTCTCAGAGGAAGGAGCCAATGTGAAATG GGAGAAAGACGGAGTGGAATTGACAAGAGATGAGTCTTTCAAGTATCGCTTCAAGAAAGATGGCTGCAAACATGTCCTGATCATTAATGAGGCCACGAAAGAAGACTGTGGCCATTACAAGGTTAAAACGAACGGTGGCGAGTCTATGGCTGAACTCATGGTGCAGG AGAAAGACCTGGAGGTCTACCAGAGCATTGCAGACCTCACAGTGAAGGCACAGGATCAGGCGGTGTTTAAGTGCGAGGTGTCGGATGAGACAGTAAGGGGAACCTGGTACAAGAATGGTGTAGAAGTCAAGCCGGATGCCAGAGTAATTATCTCGCATATTGGCAG gAACCACAAACTGACCATTGATGAGGTCAAACCAGAGGATGAGGGGGATTACACTTTTGTGCCAGATGGCTACGCTTTCAACCTTTCTGCTAAACTCAATTTCTTGG AGGTGAAGATCGATTTTGTGCCACGGCAAG ATCCTCCAAAGATCCACCTGGACTGTATGGGCCGCACTCCCGATTCGACCATCGTGGTTGTGGCTGGCAACAAACTGCGTCTGGATGTCCCCATCACTGGAGACCCTGCTCCCACAGTGATCTGGACCAAAGGAGAGAAG GATAGTTCTGTAAAACCtgatggagaagagaaagaagggcCGACATCCTCCTGGACCCTGAAGGATGGGGAA GTCATCACAGAGGGAGACGGCAGGATCCATGTTGAAACCACCAAGGGACACTGTATCTTCACCATCGAGGGGACTGAGAGGATGGACGAGGGCATCTACTCTGTTGTAGTTCGAAACCCCGCTGGGGAGGACACTGTAGATATTAATGTGAAAGTTGTGG ATGTTCCAGATCCCCCCCAGGCTCCCAGAATCCTCAGTGTGGGAGAAGACTCCTGTGTTGTCCAATGGGACCCCCCTCAGTTTGATGGTGGACAGCCAATTACtg GCTACGTgctggagagaaagaagaagaagagcttcAGGTGGATGAGACTGAACTTTGACCCTTATCAAGAAACTACCTATGAAGCCAAGCGGATGATTGAAGGAATGGAGTACGAGATGCGAGTCTATGCTGTCAACGGCATCGGCATGTCTCGTCACAGTTCAGCCTCACAGCCTTTCGTGCCAGTCG CCCCCACAAGTGAGCCCATCGGACTCTGCGTCGACGACATCAGTGACACTTCCATCTCGCTGAAGTGGCGGCCGCCTGAGAGGATTGGCTCAGCTGAACTCGAGGGTTATGAGGTTGAGTACTGCAAGGAGGGCA CGGATGAATGGATACCTGCCATTCAGGGTCTGACTGACCGGACATCATTGATCATCAAAAATCTCACCACCGGAGACAAGCTGCAGTTCCGTGTGCGGGCCTACAACATGGCAGGACCCAGTGCTCCCAACACTCTGGCTCAGCCTGTCACCATCCGAGAGATAATGC aACGCCCTAAAATTTGGCTCCCCAGAAATCTCCGCCAGACTCTCGTCAAGAAAGTTGGAGACACTGTTAACATTGTGATTAAATTCCAG GGTAAGCCAAGGCCAAAGGTCACATGGAGCAAAGACGGGGAGCCTCTGACCTCCACACTCGCTAGTGTGAGGAACAGTGATATGGATACGATCCTCTTCATCcgcaagacagagagaaaacactcTGGGAAGTATGAGCTCCAGTTGCAGATTGAGAACATGGAAGACACAGCAAGTATCACACTGCAGATTGTTG ATCTCCCAGGGCCCCCTTTGGCACTGAAGATCACAGATATCTGGGGCTTCAATGTGGCACTCGAGTGGAAGCCCCCGAAGGACGACGGTAACTGTGAAATAACTGGTTACACCATTCAGAAAGCTGACAAGAAAACCATG GATTGGTTTACAGTCTACGAGCAGTACAGGCGAACCAACTGTGTCGCGTCTGACCTCATCATGGGGAATGAGTATGTCTTCCGAATCTTTGCCAACAACCTGGTGGGCCCCAGCCCGGATCCCTGCAACACAACAGACAGCGCTTACATCCATAAAACAG gTATCGAGTACAAGCCGCCCACCTACAAGGACCATGACTTCTCGCAGGCTCCCAAGTTCACACATCCGTTGATTAACCGCTCTATCATCGCAGGATACAGCACAACCCTCAGCTGCTCTCTCAGCGGCTCACCAAAG
- the mybpc3 gene encoding myosin-binding protein C, cardiac-type isoform X2: MPEPVKKAVSAFAKKPKTQEAEEGSSVLFEAETVKPDAKVKWQCNSKDIASDDKYVITADGNKHSLAIKAITKEDANVYAVIAGGSKVKFDLKVVSKPEAPVKAPVDAPGESGVEPEGAPAPPAPPAPPAAAPIEEQPAAPAHDAPPVEDGQPPDTRQDLTGLFTEKPTSGEVTVGENLTFVAKVNAESLLKKPTIKWFKGKWMDLASKSGKHLQLKETYDRSSKVYTFEMQIIEAQPNFAGAYRCEVASRDKFDSCNFDLAVHEACAAEGLDIRAAFRRTSADGNDDSGELDFSTLLRKRDSFLKTSNRAVQVNAEPDLDVWNVLSRAPSSEYEKLAFQHGITDLRGMLKRLKKMKKEEKKSAAFLKKLDPAYQVAKGQKIKLAIEVANPDVVVKWLKNGQEIQPNGSKYIFESVGNMRYLTINHCSLADDAAYCCVVGEEKCTTELFVKEPPILIVKNLEDQMVMKGERVELECEVSEEGANVKWEKDGVELTRDESFKYRFKKDGCKHVLIINEATKEDCGHYKVKTNGGESMAELMVQEKDLEVYQSIADLTVKAQDQAVFKCEVSDETVRGTWYKNGVEVKPDARVIISHIGRNHKLTIDEVKPEDEGDYTFVPDGYAFNLSAKLNFLEVKIDFVPRQDPPKIHLDCMGRTPDSTIVVVAGNKLRLDVPITGDPAPTVIWTKGEKVITEGDGRIHVETTKGHCIFTIEGTERMDEGIYSVVVRNPAGEDTVDINVKVVDVPDPPQAPRILSVGEDSCVVQWDPPQFDGGQPITGYVLERKKKKSFRWMRLNFDPYQETTYEAKRMIEGMEYEMRVYAVNGIGMSRHSSASQPFVPVAPTSEPIGLCVDDISDTSISLKWRPPERIGSAELEGYEVEYCKEGTDEWIPAIQGLTDRTSLIIKNLTTGDKLQFRVRAYNMAGPSAPNTLAQPVTIREIMQRPKIWLPRNLRQTLVKKVGDTVNIVIKFQGKPRPKVTWSKDGEPLTSTLASVRNSDMDTILFIRKTERKHSGKYELQLQIENMEDTASITLQIVDLPGPPLALKITDIWGFNVALEWKPPKDDGNCEITGYTIQKADKKTMDWFTVYEQYRRTNCVASDLIMGNEYVFRIFANNLVGPSPDPCNTTDSAYIHKTGIEYKPPTYKDHDFSQAPKFTHPLINRSIIAGYSTTLSCSLSGSPKPKVTWFKNKMDISNEAKYRMLCRQGVLTLEIRKPCTFDGGVYMCKAVNASGEDIVECKLEVRPQIVKEEKK; encoded by the exons ATGCCAGAGCCAGTCAAAAAAGCAG TTTCAGCATTTGCCAAGAAACCAAAGACTCAGGAAGCAGAGGAGGGGTCCTCTGTGCTCTTTGAAGCAGAGACCGTGAAGCCTGACGCTAAAGTAAAATGGCAGTGCAACTCAAAGGACATTGCGAGTGACGACAAATATGTGATCACAGCCGACGGAAACAAGCACTCCCTCGCAATAAAAGCTATTACCAAGGAAGATGCCAATGTGTATGCAGTGATTGCtggggggtcaaaggtcaagttTGACCTGAAGGTCGTATCAAAGCCAG AAGCTCCAGTTAAGGCCCCGGTTGATGCACCAGGGGAGTCCGGTGTAGAACCGGAAGGGGCCCCTGCTCCGCCTGCTCCGCCCGCTCCGCCTGCAGCAGCCCCCATAGAGGAGCAGCCCGCTGCCCCAGCACATGATGCTCCTCCAGTTGAGG ACGGACAGCCTCCAGACACCAGACAGGACCTGACTGGACTCTTCACAGAGAAACCCACAAGTGGGGAGGTCACTGTGG GTGAAAACCTTACGTTTGTGGCTAAAGTGAATGCTGAGTCATTGCTGAAGAAACCCACCATCAAATGGTTCAAAGGGAAATGGATGGACCTCGCCAGCAAGTCTGGAAAACACCTGCAGCTAAAGGAGACGTATGACCGCAGCAGTAAG GTCTACACGTTTGAGATGCAAATCATCGAAGCGCAGCCAAACTTTGCTGGAGCTTACAGATGTGAGGTTGCATCCAGGGACAAGTTTGACAGCTGTAATTTTGACTTGGCTGTACACG AGGCTTGTGCTGCTGAAGGTTTGGACATAAGAGCAGCTTTTAGGCGAAC TAGTGCAGATGGAAATGATGACTCCGGAGAGCTGGACTTCAGTACCTTATTAAGAAAGAG AGA CAGTTTCTTAAAAACCTCAAATCG AGCGGTGCAGGTGAACGCAGAGCCGGACCTGGACGTCTGGAATGTTCTCAGCCGTGCTCCTTCTTCAGAATATGAGAAGCTTGCTTTTCAGCATGGCATCACTGACCTGAGAGGCATGCTCAAGAGactgaagaagatgaagaaagaagagaagaaaagtgcAG CTTTCCTCAAAAAGTTGGATCCTGCTTATCAAGTGGCAAAGGGACAAAAAATAAAGCTGGCCATTGAGGTTGCCAATCCAGATGTTGTCGTGAAATGGCTGAAGAACGGACAAGAAATTCAACCGAATGGAAG CAA GTACATCTTTGAGAGTGTCGGCAACATGCGATACCTCACCATCAACCACTGCTCCTTGGCAGATGATGCAGCGTACTGCTGCGTGGTGGGTGAGGAGAAATGCACCACCGAGCTCTTTGTTAAAG AGCCTCCCATCTTGATTGTGAAGAATCTGGAGGATCAGATGGTGATGAAGGGTGAGCGGGTGGAGTTAGAGTGTGAAGTCTCAGAGGAAGGAGCCAATGTGAAATG GGAGAAAGACGGAGTGGAATTGACAAGAGATGAGTCTTTCAAGTATCGCTTCAAGAAAGATGGCTGCAAACATGTCCTGATCATTAATGAGGCCACGAAAGAAGACTGTGGCCATTACAAGGTTAAAACGAACGGTGGCGAGTCTATGGCTGAACTCATGGTGCAGG AGAAAGACCTGGAGGTCTACCAGAGCATTGCAGACCTCACAGTGAAGGCACAGGATCAGGCGGTGTTTAAGTGCGAGGTGTCGGATGAGACAGTAAGGGGAACCTGGTACAAGAATGGTGTAGAAGTCAAGCCGGATGCCAGAGTAATTATCTCGCATATTGGCAG gAACCACAAACTGACCATTGATGAGGTCAAACCAGAGGATGAGGGGGATTACACTTTTGTGCCAGATGGCTACGCTTTCAACCTTTCTGCTAAACTCAATTTCTTGG AGGTGAAGATCGATTTTGTGCCACGGCAAG ATCCTCCAAAGATCCACCTGGACTGTATGGGCCGCACTCCCGATTCGACCATCGTGGTTGTGGCTGGCAACAAACTGCGTCTGGATGTCCCCATCACTGGAGACCCTGCTCCCACAGTGATCTGGACCAAAGGAGAGAAG GTCATCACAGAGGGAGACGGCAGGATCCATGTTGAAACCACCAAGGGACACTGTATCTTCACCATCGAGGGGACTGAGAGGATGGACGAGGGCATCTACTCTGTTGTAGTTCGAAACCCCGCTGGGGAGGACACTGTAGATATTAATGTGAAAGTTGTGG ATGTTCCAGATCCCCCCCAGGCTCCCAGAATCCTCAGTGTGGGAGAAGACTCCTGTGTTGTCCAATGGGACCCCCCTCAGTTTGATGGTGGACAGCCAATTACtg GCTACGTgctggagagaaagaagaagaagagcttcAGGTGGATGAGACTGAACTTTGACCCTTATCAAGAAACTACCTATGAAGCCAAGCGGATGATTGAAGGAATGGAGTACGAGATGCGAGTCTATGCTGTCAACGGCATCGGCATGTCTCGTCACAGTTCAGCCTCACAGCCTTTCGTGCCAGTCG CCCCCACAAGTGAGCCCATCGGACTCTGCGTCGACGACATCAGTGACACTTCCATCTCGCTGAAGTGGCGGCCGCCTGAGAGGATTGGCTCAGCTGAACTCGAGGGTTATGAGGTTGAGTACTGCAAGGAGGGCA CGGATGAATGGATACCTGCCATTCAGGGTCTGACTGACCGGACATCATTGATCATCAAAAATCTCACCACCGGAGACAAGCTGCAGTTCCGTGTGCGGGCCTACAACATGGCAGGACCCAGTGCTCCCAACACTCTGGCTCAGCCTGTCACCATCCGAGAGATAATGC aACGCCCTAAAATTTGGCTCCCCAGAAATCTCCGCCAGACTCTCGTCAAGAAAGTTGGAGACACTGTTAACATTGTGATTAAATTCCAG GGTAAGCCAAGGCCAAAGGTCACATGGAGCAAAGACGGGGAGCCTCTGACCTCCACACTCGCTAGTGTGAGGAACAGTGATATGGATACGATCCTCTTCATCcgcaagacagagagaaaacactcTGGGAAGTATGAGCTCCAGTTGCAGATTGAGAACATGGAAGACACAGCAAGTATCACACTGCAGATTGTTG ATCTCCCAGGGCCCCCTTTGGCACTGAAGATCACAGATATCTGGGGCTTCAATGTGGCACTCGAGTGGAAGCCCCCGAAGGACGACGGTAACTGTGAAATAACTGGTTACACCATTCAGAAAGCTGACAAGAAAACCATG GATTGGTTTACAGTCTACGAGCAGTACAGGCGAACCAACTGTGTCGCGTCTGACCTCATCATGGGGAATGAGTATGTCTTCCGAATCTTTGCCAACAACCTGGTGGGCCCCAGCCCGGATCCCTGCAACACAACAGACAGCGCTTACATCCATAAAACAG gTATCGAGTACAAGCCGCCCACCTACAAGGACCATGACTTCTCGCAGGCTCCCAAGTTCACACATCCGTTGATTAACCGCTCTATCATCGCAGGATACAGCACAACCCTCAGCTGCTCTCTCAGCGGCTCACCAAAG
- the mybpc3 gene encoding myosin-binding protein C, cardiac-type isoform X3 — MPEPVKKAEAPVKAPVDAPGESGVEPEGAPAPPAPPAPPAAAPIEEQPAAPAHDAPPVEDGQPPDTRQDLTGLFTEKPTSGEVTVGENLTFVAKVNAESLLKKPTIKWFKGKWMDLASKSGKHLQLKETYDRSSKVYTFEMQIIEAQPNFAGAYRCEVASRDKFDSCNFDLAVHEACAAEGLDIRAAFRRTSADGNDDSGELDFSTLLRKRDSFLKTSNRAVQVNAEPDLDVWNVLSRAPSSEYEKLAFQHGITDLRGMLKRLKKMKKEEKKSAAFLKKLDPAYQVAKGQKIKLAIEVANPDVVVKWLKNGQEIQPNGSKYIFESVGNMRYLTINHCSLADDAAYCCVVGEEKCTTELFVKEPPILIVKNLEDQMVMKGERVELECEVSEEGANVKWEKDGVELTRDESFKYRFKKDGCKHVLIINEATKEDCGHYKVKTNGGESMAELMVQEKDLEVYQSIADLTVKAQDQAVFKCEVSDETVRGTWYKNGVEVKPDARVIISHIGRNHKLTIDEVKPEDEGDYTFVPDGYAFNLSAKLNFLEVKIDFVPRQDPPKIHLDCMGRTPDSTIVVVAGNKLRLDVPITGDPAPTVIWTKGEKDSSVKPDGEEKEGPTSSWTLKDGEVITEGDGRIHVETTKGHCIFTIEGTERMDEGIYSVVVRNPAGEDTVDINVKVVDVPDPPQAPRILSVGEDSCVVQWDPPQFDGGQPITGYVLERKKKKSFRWMRLNFDPYQETTYEAKRMIEGMEYEMRVYAVNGIGMSRHSSASQPFVPVAPTSEPIGLCVDDISDTSISLKWRPPERIGSAELEGYEVEYCKEGTDEWIPAIQGLTDRTSLIIKNLTTGDKLQFRVRAYNMAGPSAPNTLAQPVTIREIMQRPKIWLPRNLRQTLVKKVGDTVNIVIKFQGKPRPKVTWSKDGEPLTSTLASVRNSDMDTILFIRKTERKHSGKYELQLQIENMEDTASITLQIVDLPGPPLALKITDIWGFNVALEWKPPKDDGNCEITGYTIQKADKKTMDWFTVYEQYRRTNCVASDLIMGNEYVFRIFANNLVGPSPDPCNTTDSAYIHKTGIEYKPPTYKDHDFSQAPKFTHPLINRSIIAGYSTTLSCSLSGSPKPKVTWFKNKMDISNEAKYRMLCRQGVLTLEIRKPCTFDGGVYMCKAVNASGEDIVECKLEVRPQIVKEEKK, encoded by the exons ATGCCAGAGCCAGTCAAAAAAGCAG AAGCTCCAGTTAAGGCCCCGGTTGATGCACCAGGGGAGTCCGGTGTAGAACCGGAAGGGGCCCCTGCTCCGCCTGCTCCGCCCGCTCCGCCTGCAGCAGCCCCCATAGAGGAGCAGCCCGCTGCCCCAGCACATGATGCTCCTCCAGTTGAGG ACGGACAGCCTCCAGACACCAGACAGGACCTGACTGGACTCTTCACAGAGAAACCCACAAGTGGGGAGGTCACTGTGG GTGAAAACCTTACGTTTGTGGCTAAAGTGAATGCTGAGTCATTGCTGAAGAAACCCACCATCAAATGGTTCAAAGGGAAATGGATGGACCTCGCCAGCAAGTCTGGAAAACACCTGCAGCTAAAGGAGACGTATGACCGCAGCAGTAAG GTCTACACGTTTGAGATGCAAATCATCGAAGCGCAGCCAAACTTTGCTGGAGCTTACAGATGTGAGGTTGCATCCAGGGACAAGTTTGACAGCTGTAATTTTGACTTGGCTGTACACG AGGCTTGTGCTGCTGAAGGTTTGGACATAAGAGCAGCTTTTAGGCGAAC TAGTGCAGATGGAAATGATGACTCCGGAGAGCTGGACTTCAGTACCTTATTAAGAAAGAG AGA CAGTTTCTTAAAAACCTCAAATCG AGCGGTGCAGGTGAACGCAGAGCCGGACCTGGACGTCTGGAATGTTCTCAGCCGTGCTCCTTCTTCAGAATATGAGAAGCTTGCTTTTCAGCATGGCATCACTGACCTGAGAGGCATGCTCAAGAGactgaagaagatgaagaaagaagagaagaaaagtgcAG CTTTCCTCAAAAAGTTGGATCCTGCTTATCAAGTGGCAAAGGGACAAAAAATAAAGCTGGCCATTGAGGTTGCCAATCCAGATGTTGTCGTGAAATGGCTGAAGAACGGACAAGAAATTCAACCGAATGGAAG CAA GTACATCTTTGAGAGTGTCGGCAACATGCGATACCTCACCATCAACCACTGCTCCTTGGCAGATGATGCAGCGTACTGCTGCGTGGTGGGTGAGGAGAAATGCACCACCGAGCTCTTTGTTAAAG AGCCTCCCATCTTGATTGTGAAGAATCTGGAGGATCAGATGGTGATGAAGGGTGAGCGGGTGGAGTTAGAGTGTGAAGTCTCAGAGGAAGGAGCCAATGTGAAATG GGAGAAAGACGGAGTGGAATTGACAAGAGATGAGTCTTTCAAGTATCGCTTCAAGAAAGATGGCTGCAAACATGTCCTGATCATTAATGAGGCCACGAAAGAAGACTGTGGCCATTACAAGGTTAAAACGAACGGTGGCGAGTCTATGGCTGAACTCATGGTGCAGG AGAAAGACCTGGAGGTCTACCAGAGCATTGCAGACCTCACAGTGAAGGCACAGGATCAGGCGGTGTTTAAGTGCGAGGTGTCGGATGAGACAGTAAGGGGAACCTGGTACAAGAATGGTGTAGAAGTCAAGCCGGATGCCAGAGTAATTATCTCGCATATTGGCAG gAACCACAAACTGACCATTGATGAGGTCAAACCAGAGGATGAGGGGGATTACACTTTTGTGCCAGATGGCTACGCTTTCAACCTTTCTGCTAAACTCAATTTCTTGG AGGTGAAGATCGATTTTGTGCCACGGCAAG ATCCTCCAAAGATCCACCTGGACTGTATGGGCCGCACTCCCGATTCGACCATCGTGGTTGTGGCTGGCAACAAACTGCGTCTGGATGTCCCCATCACTGGAGACCCTGCTCCCACAGTGATCTGGACCAAAGGAGAGAAG GATAGTTCTGTAAAACCtgatggagaagagaaagaagggcCGACATCCTCCTGGACCCTGAAGGATGGGGAA GTCATCACAGAGGGAGACGGCAGGATCCATGTTGAAACCACCAAGGGACACTGTATCTTCACCATCGAGGGGACTGAGAGGATGGACGAGGGCATCTACTCTGTTGTAGTTCGAAACCCCGCTGGGGAGGACACTGTAGATATTAATGTGAAAGTTGTGG ATGTTCCAGATCCCCCCCAGGCTCCCAGAATCCTCAGTGTGGGAGAAGACTCCTGTGTTGTCCAATGGGACCCCCCTCAGTTTGATGGTGGACAGCCAATTACtg GCTACGTgctggagagaaagaagaagaagagcttcAGGTGGATGAGACTGAACTTTGACCCTTATCAAGAAACTACCTATGAAGCCAAGCGGATGATTGAAGGAATGGAGTACGAGATGCGAGTCTATGCTGTCAACGGCATCGGCATGTCTCGTCACAGTTCAGCCTCACAGCCTTTCGTGCCAGTCG CCCCCACAAGTGAGCCCATCGGACTCTGCGTCGACGACATCAGTGACACTTCCATCTCGCTGAAGTGGCGGCCGCCTGAGAGGATTGGCTCAGCTGAACTCGAGGGTTATGAGGTTGAGTACTGCAAGGAGGGCA CGGATGAATGGATACCTGCCATTCAGGGTCTGACTGACCGGACATCATTGATCATCAAAAATCTCACCACCGGAGACAAGCTGCAGTTCCGTGTGCGGGCCTACAACATGGCAGGACCCAGTGCTCCCAACACTCTGGCTCAGCCTGTCACCATCCGAGAGATAATGC aACGCCCTAAAATTTGGCTCCCCAGAAATCTCCGCCAGACTCTCGTCAAGAAAGTTGGAGACACTGTTAACATTGTGATTAAATTCCAG GGTAAGCCAAGGCCAAAGGTCACATGGAGCAAAGACGGGGAGCCTCTGACCTCCACACTCGCTAGTGTGAGGAACAGTGATATGGATACGATCCTCTTCATCcgcaagacagagagaaaacactcTGGGAAGTATGAGCTCCAGTTGCAGATTGAGAACATGGAAGACACAGCAAGTATCACACTGCAGATTGTTG ATCTCCCAGGGCCCCCTTTGGCACTGAAGATCACAGATATCTGGGGCTTCAATGTGGCACTCGAGTGGAAGCCCCCGAAGGACGACGGTAACTGTGAAATAACTGGTTACACCATTCAGAAAGCTGACAAGAAAACCATG GATTGGTTTACAGTCTACGAGCAGTACAGGCGAACCAACTGTGTCGCGTCTGACCTCATCATGGGGAATGAGTATGTCTTCCGAATCTTTGCCAACAACCTGGTGGGCCCCAGCCCGGATCCCTGCAACACAACAGACAGCGCTTACATCCATAAAACAG gTATCGAGTACAAGCCGCCCACCTACAAGGACCATGACTTCTCGCAGGCTCCCAAGTTCACACATCCGTTGATTAACCGCTCTATCATCGCAGGATACAGCACAACCCTCAGCTGCTCTCTCAGCGGCTCACCAAAG